The following proteins come from a genomic window of Denitromonas sp.:
- the recQ gene encoding DNA helicase RecQ gives MSRAHEILQHVFGYPDFRGEQAAIVDHVAQGGDALVLMPTGGGKSLCYQVPALMRPGTAIVISPLIALMQDQVSALQEAGVAAAYLNSSLTPDAAEAVERRWMSGGLDLLYVAPERLLNPRTLAQLDHTHENGGIALFAIDEAHCVSQWGHDFRPEYLQLSVLSERFPNVPRIALTATADHQTREEIARRLNLTEARRFVASFDRPNIRYRMVEKDGPRKQLFDFVQEHAGEAGIVYCLSRRKVEETAAWLAEQGVKALPYHAGLAQELRAEHQRRFLREDGVVMVATIAFGMGIDKPDVRFVAHLDLPRSIEGYYQETGRAGRDGLPAEAWMAWGAADVVQQRRMIDESEGSEAFKRLAGSRLDTLVGLVEATDCRRQHLLAYFGETAPACGNCDNCIDPPQTLDVTDAARKALSCVYRTNQRYGAGYLIDVLRGETTDKVRERGHETLTTFGIGADLDDKLWRSVFRQLVARGLLAVDHDRFGALMLTEAARPLLKGEAVFEIRQPVKKGKRLKAGRGRIVPTGAEAELYERLRAWRADTARERNVPAYVIFHDATLLEIASRKPGSLAELGAVSGIGDRKLDAYGPALLELLTA, from the coding sequence ATGTCCCGCGCCCACGAGATTCTCCAGCACGTCTTCGGCTACCCCGACTTCCGCGGCGAGCAGGCCGCCATCGTCGATCACGTCGCCCAGGGGGGTGATGCCCTGGTGCTGATGCCTACCGGGGGCGGCAAGTCGCTGTGCTACCAGGTGCCGGCGCTGATGCGCCCCGGCACGGCCATCGTCATCTCGCCGCTGATCGCGCTGATGCAGGATCAGGTCAGCGCCTTGCAGGAGGCCGGCGTCGCGGCGGCTTATCTCAACTCCAGCCTGACGCCCGACGCGGCCGAGGCGGTTGAGCGCCGCTGGATGTCCGGCGGGCTGGACCTGCTCTATGTTGCGCCCGAGCGCCTGCTCAACCCGCGCACCCTGGCCCAGCTCGACCACACCCACGAGAACGGCGGTATCGCACTGTTCGCCATCGACGAGGCACATTGCGTCTCGCAGTGGGGGCACGACTTCCGGCCGGAATACCTGCAGCTGTCGGTGCTCTCCGAGCGTTTTCCGAATGTGCCGCGCATCGCGCTGACGGCCACCGCCGATCACCAGACCCGCGAAGAAATCGCCCGCCGCCTCAACCTCACCGAGGCGCGCCGCTTCGTCGCCAGCTTCGACCGGCCCAACATCCGCTATCGCATGGTCGAGAAAGACGGCCCGCGCAAGCAGCTGTTCGACTTTGTCCAGGAGCACGCCGGCGAGGCCGGCATCGTCTATTGCCTGTCGCGGCGCAAGGTCGAGGAGACCGCCGCGTGGCTGGCCGAGCAAGGCGTCAAGGCCCTGCCCTATCACGCTGGCCTGGCGCAGGAGCTGCGTGCCGAGCACCAGCGCCGCTTCCTGCGCGAAGACGGCGTGGTGATGGTCGCCACCATCGCCTTCGGCATGGGTATCGACAAGCCCGACGTGCGCTTCGTCGCCCACCTCGACCTGCCACGCTCGATCGAAGGCTATTACCAGGAGACCGGCCGCGCCGGTCGCGACGGCCTGCCGGCCGAGGCCTGGATGGCCTGGGGTGCCGCCGACGTGGTGCAACAGCGCCGGATGATCGACGAGTCCGAAGGCAGCGAGGCCTTCAAGCGCCTCGCCGGCAGCCGCCTCGACACCCTGGTCGGCCTGGTCGAGGCCACCGACTGCCGGCGCCAGCACCTGCTCGCCTACTTCGGCGAAACCGCCCCGGCCTGCGGCAACTGCGACAACTGCATCGACCCGCCGCAAACCCTCGATGTGACCGATGCGGCGCGCAAGGCGCTGTCCTGCGTGTACCGCACGAATCAGCGCTACGGCGCCGGCTACCTGATCGACGTGCTGCGCGGCGAGACCACCGACAAGGTGCGCGAACGTGGTCACGAGACGCTGACCACCTTCGGCATCGGCGCTGATCTGGACGACAAGCTGTGGCGCAGCGTCTTCCGGCAGTTGGTGGCGCGAGGCCTGCTGGCCGTCGACCACGACCGCTTCGGCGCGCTGATGCTGACCGAAGCCGCCCGGCCACTGCTCAAGGGCGAGGCGGTGTTCGAGATCCGCCAGCCGGTCAAGAAGGGCAAGCGCCTCAAGGCCGGCCGCGGCCGCATCGTGCCCACCGGCGCCGAGGCCGAGCTTTACGAGCGCCTGCGTGCCTGGCGGGCCGACACCGCACGCGAGCGCAATGTGCCAGCCTACGTCATCTTCCACGACGCCACCTTGCTCGAGATCGCCAGCCGCAAGCCCGGCTCGCTTGCCGAGCTCGGCGCCGTGTCCGGCATCGGCGACCGCAAGCTCGACGCCTACGGCCCGGCCCTGCTCGAACTGCTTACCGCCTGA
- a CDS encoding DUF1194 domain-containing protein, with protein MNKLKKFLAAVSFSALASTASAVPVDLGLSLVIDVSGSVSGSEYDLQMDGYANAFRSAAVQSNILGGANGAIGVNVVFFDSNFYSTSLDSFTILDSNSAINAFADILDAFVRPGSGGTDIYDGVNRATALLTSATSGIETSRLVMDVSGDGTSSASLTQSARDAAAALNIVINGLAIEGSATSTFITDFYRNNVITPSGFVVTAAGFDDFQRAVEQKLLIETGPGNQIPLPGTLALLGLGVVGLAAVRKRR; from the coding sequence ATGAATAAACTCAAGAAGTTCCTGGCCGCGGTATCTTTCAGCGCGCTGGCATCGACCGCCTCGGCGGTTCCGGTTGACCTTGGGCTGTCCCTGGTGATCGATGTGTCCGGGAGCGTGAGTGGCAGCGAGTACGACCTGCAGATGGATGGCTACGCGAACGCTTTCCGGAGTGCCGCGGTCCAGTCGAACATCCTGGGTGGGGCCAATGGTGCGATTGGCGTCAATGTGGTGTTTTTTGACTCCAACTTCTACTCCACCAGCCTCGATTCGTTCACGATCCTCGACTCGAACTCCGCCATCAATGCCTTCGCTGACATTCTGGATGCGTTTGTGCGGCCGGGTAGCGGCGGTACGGATATCTATGATGGCGTGAACCGCGCGACCGCGTTGCTGACGTCGGCGACGAGCGGTATCGAGACGAGCAGGCTGGTGATGGATGTGTCGGGTGACGGCACCAGCTCCGCATCGCTGACCCAGAGCGCGCGTGATGCGGCGGCTGCGCTGAACATCGTCATCAACGGTCTGGCGATCGAGGGGAGCGCGACCAGCACCTTCATTACCGACTTCTACCGCAACAACGTGATCACGCCCAGTGGCTTCGTCGTGACCGCGGCGGGCTTTGACGATTTCCAGCGCGCGGTGGAGCAGAAGCTTCTTATCGAAACCGGCCCTGGCAACCAGATTCCGTTGCCTGGCACGCTCGCATTGCTGGGTCTTGGTGTGGTGGGCTTGGCTGCGGTTCGCAAGCGTCGCTGA
- the cysK gene encoding cysteine synthase A, with protein MKIANSVTDLIGNTPLVRLNRLTAGIDATVVCKLEFYNPAHSVKDRIAVSMIDAAEAAGQIKPDTIILEPTSGNTGIGLAMVCAARGYKCAFVMPETMSRERRLLLKAYGAELILTPGPDGMGGAIRKAEELAAADSRYLIPQQFANPANPEIHRKTTAEEIWNDTDGQVDIVVSGIGTGGTITGVGEVLKARKAGVQIVAVEPDASPVLSGGQKGPHPIQGIGAGFVPEVLNTGIYDEVVRIKNDDAFSTARRMAAEEGLLVGISSGAAVSAALSVAKRPENKGKLIVVVIPSFGERYLSTALFQDLEV; from the coding sequence ATGAAAATCGCCAACTCCGTCACCGACCTGATCGGCAACACCCCGCTCGTCCGCCTCAACCGCCTCACCGCCGGCATCGATGCCACCGTCGTGTGCAAGCTGGAGTTCTACAACCCGGCCCACAGCGTCAAGGACCGTATCGCCGTGTCGATGATCGACGCCGCCGAAGCGGCCGGCCAGATCAAGCCTGACACCATCATTCTCGAGCCCACCTCGGGCAACACCGGCATCGGCCTGGCCATGGTCTGCGCCGCGCGCGGCTACAAATGCGCCTTCGTCATGCCCGAGACCATGAGCCGCGAGCGCCGCCTGCTGCTCAAGGCCTACGGCGCCGAGCTGATCCTCACCCCCGGCCCCGACGGCATGGGCGGTGCCATCCGCAAGGCCGAAGAGCTGGCCGCCGCCGATTCGCGCTACCTGATCCCGCAACAATTCGCCAACCCGGCCAACCCTGAAATCCACCGCAAGACCACCGCCGAGGAAATCTGGAACGACACCGACGGCCAGGTCGACATCGTCGTCTCCGGCATCGGCACCGGCGGCACCATCACCGGCGTGGGCGAAGTGCTCAAGGCACGCAAGGCGGGAGTGCAGATCGTCGCCGTCGAACCCGACGCCAGCCCGGTGCTCTCCGGCGGCCAGAAAGGTCCGCACCCGATCCAGGGCATCGGCGCCGGGTTCGTGCCCGAGGTGCTCAACACCGGCATCTACGACGAAGTGGTACGCATCAAAAACGACGACGCGTTCAGCACCGCCCGCCGCATGGCTGCCGAGGAAGGCCTGCTGGTCGGCATCTCCTCCGGCGCAGCGGTCAGCGCCGCCCTGAGCGTGGCCAAGCGCCCCGAGAACAAGGGCAAGCTGATCGTGGTGGTGATCCCGTCCTTCGGCGAACGCTACCTGTCGACCGCGCTGTTCCAGGATCTGGAAGTCTGA
- a CDS encoding putative bifunctional diguanylate cyclase/phosphodiesterase has translation MPTYLPSRARGGHGGPSRLAVGLGALVPLGAGAATAPATPVATASIALLLALSIGLFLVNRRRARALKLAEEQRALLTALLDASPDMIFFKDTESRFRLINRAAAEVMGRPVEQILGKDDRDFFPAAAADAFRQADTQVMAEVGVQQREEDVQHADGRLERYDTLKAPVRTTDGRVIGLLGVSRRITAERRNQERLKLAAQFFNNAAEGIMVTRPDGVIEHVNPAFTQITGYRTEDAVGKTPRLLQSGRHSHAFYQRMWDTLTRHGRWQGEVWNRRKSGEVYPEWLDISPVFGDDGTLLHYLGIFSDISSIKASEAQMAHMAQHDALTGLPNRNLLNDRISTALRRAQRDKQMVAVIFLDLDHFKDINDSYGHAVGDAVLNQVAHRLLECVREEDTVARLGGDEFVVLMEDIDSPDRAEIAAQRILACLAPPLAYKDQEFFVGCSVGLSLYPEDGDSTEALIRNADTAMYQAKQQGRNNAQRYHACQTEQTRQRVRLENALRRAIDKAELEVWYQPQVDLATGALVGLEALCRWHDPDHGAVPPSTFIALAERNGLIVPLGAQVLRKVCEQIVAWRAAGLKPPRVAVNVSGRQLRRLDFLGSLCSILEAADCRPEWIEIEVTESDILKDAEPSIATLHGIREMGISLSLDDFGTGFSSLSYLKRLPINTLKIDRSFIDGLPGDGNDRAIVQAVLAMGRSLGIQVLAEGVENPAQVAALRLMNCHSAQGYHFGRPAPAETHAERLATA, from the coding sequence ATGCCAACTTACTTACCTTCGCGAGCACGTGGCGGCCACGGCGGGCCATCCCGCCTGGCGGTAGGTCTGGGGGCGCTTGTTCCGCTCGGCGCGGGCGCCGCGACCGCCCCGGCGACGCCGGTTGCCACCGCCAGCATTGCCCTGCTGCTCGCGTTGAGCATCGGGCTGTTCCTGGTCAATCGGCGCCGCGCGCGGGCCCTCAAGCTGGCCGAAGAACAGCGCGCGCTGCTGACGGCGCTGCTCGATGCCAGCCCGGACATGATCTTCTTCAAGGACACCGAGAGCCGCTTTCGACTGATCAACCGCGCGGCGGCCGAGGTCATGGGGCGGCCGGTCGAACAGATCCTCGGCAAGGACGATCGCGACTTCTTTCCGGCGGCAGCGGCCGACGCCTTCCGCCAGGCTGACACGCAGGTGATGGCCGAAGTCGGCGTCCAGCAGCGTGAGGAGGACGTCCAGCACGCCGACGGCCGCCTGGAGCGCTACGACACCCTCAAGGCGCCGGTGCGCACCACGGACGGCCGGGTCATCGGCCTGCTGGGCGTCTCACGCCGGATTACCGCCGAACGGCGCAACCAGGAGCGCCTCAAGCTTGCCGCCCAGTTCTTCAACAATGCCGCCGAAGGCATCATGGTCACCCGCCCCGACGGCGTGATCGAGCATGTCAACCCGGCCTTCACCCAGATCACCGGCTATCGCACCGAGGATGCCGTCGGCAAGACCCCGCGCCTGCTCCAGTCGGGGCGCCACAGCCACGCCTTCTACCAGCGCATGTGGGACACCCTGACACGCCACGGCCGCTGGCAGGGCGAGGTGTGGAATCGCCGCAAGTCAGGCGAGGTGTACCCCGAGTGGCTGGATATTTCGCCGGTTTTCGGCGACGACGGCACGCTGCTGCATTACCTGGGCATTTTCAGCGACATTTCGTCGATCAAGGCCTCGGAAGCGCAGATGGCTCACATGGCACAGCACGACGCCCTGACCGGCCTGCCCAACCGCAACCTGCTCAATGACCGCATCTCCACCGCCCTGCGCCGCGCCCAGCGCGACAAGCAGATGGTGGCCGTGATCTTTCTCGACCTCGACCACTTCAAGGACATCAACGACTCCTACGGCCACGCGGTTGGCGACGCGGTGCTCAACCAGGTCGCGCACCGCCTGCTCGAGTGCGTGCGCGAGGAAGACACCGTGGCACGGCTCGGCGGCGACGAGTTCGTGGTGCTGATGGAAGACATCGATTCGCCGGATCGCGCCGAGATCGCGGCCCAGCGCATTCTTGCCTGCCTGGCGCCGCCCCTTGCATACAAGGACCAGGAGTTCTTTGTCGGCTGCAGCGTCGGCCTCAGCCTCTACCCGGAAGACGGCGACTCCACCGAGGCGCTCATCCGCAATGCCGACACGGCCATGTACCAGGCCAAGCAACAGGGGCGCAACAACGCCCAGCGCTACCACGCCTGTCAGACCGAGCAGACCCGCCAGCGGGTGCGCCTCGAGAACGCCTTGCGCCGCGCCATCGACAAGGCGGAGCTCGAGGTCTGGTATCAGCCGCAGGTCGACCTCGCCACCGGCGCGCTGGTGGGCCTGGAGGCGCTGTGCCGCTGGCACGACCCGGACCATGGCGCCGTGCCGCCGAGCACCTTCATTGCGCTGGCCGAACGCAACGGCCTCATCGTGCCCCTCGGCGCGCAAGTGTTGCGCAAGGTGTGCGAGCAGATCGTTGCCTGGCGCGCCGCCGGGCTCAAGCCGCCGCGCGTCGCGGTCAATGTGTCCGGCCGGCAGTTGCGCCGGCTCGACTTCCTCGGCAGCCTGTGCAGCATCCTCGAAGCGGCCGACTGCCGGCCGGAATGGATCGAGATCGAAGTCACCGAGTCGGACATCCTCAAGGATGCCGAACCGTCGATCGCCACGCTGCACGGCATCCGCGAGATGGGCATCTCACTGTCGCTCGACGATTTCGGCACCGGCTTCTCCTCGCTGTCCTACCTCAAGCGCTTGCCCATCAACACCCTCAAGATCGACCGCAGCTTCATCGATGGCCTGCCCGGCGACGGCAACGATCGCGCCATCGTGCAGGCGGTCCTGGCCATGGGGCGCAGCCTCGGCATCCAGGTGCTGGCCGAAGGCGTCGAAAACCCCGCCCAGGTCGCCGCCTTGCGCCTCATGAACTGTCACAGCGCCCAGGGCTATCACTTTGGCCGGCCGGCCCCGGCCGAGACACACGCAGAACGCCTGGCCACAGCGTAG
- the rfaE2 gene encoding D-glycero-beta-D-manno-heptose 1-phosphate adenylyltransferase, with protein MPLPAPVFEDKLCPPDALAARVAQLPRPLVFTNGCFDILHRGHVTCLARARALGASLVVALNTDASVRRLGKGSDRPINPLADRLAVMAALGSVDLVTWFDEDTPLNTILACRPDILAKGGDWPVETIVGAAEVTGWGGQVHAIAFEHERSTTRLIDTIRRSLASTDTPPG; from the coding sequence ATGCCCCTGCCCGCCCCTGTGTTCGAAGACAAGCTGTGCCCGCCCGATGCCCTCGCCGCGCGTGTCGCGCAGTTACCGCGGCCGCTGGTGTTTACCAATGGCTGCTTCGACATCCTTCACCGTGGCCACGTCACCTGCCTGGCCCGCGCCCGCGCGCTGGGCGCCTCGCTGGTGGTGGCGCTCAACACCGACGCCTCGGTGCGCCGGCTCGGCAAGGGCAGCGACCGCCCGATCAATCCGCTGGCCGACCGGCTTGCCGTCATGGCCGCGCTCGGTAGCGTCGACCTGGTGACCTGGTTCGATGAAGACACGCCGCTGAACACCATCCTGGCCTGTCGGCCCGACATCCTCGCCAAAGGCGGCGACTGGCCGGTCGAGACCATCGTCGGGGCGGCCGAGGTCACCGGCTGGGGCGGGCAGGTGCACGCCATCGCCTTCGAACACGAGCGCTCGACGACCCGCCTGATCGACACCATTCGCCGCAGCCTCGCGTCGACCGACACACCCCCCGGCTGA
- a CDS encoding glutathione peroxidase: MRHACLSLFAAASLMAPLAALADRTCPALLDHPFSALLGTKADHLCDFAGQVVLVVNTASECAYTPQYEGLDALHRRYADQGLAVVGFPSNDFGGQEPGSGPAIAEFCQTTYGVGFPLHQKTRVTGAQAHPLYRMLAERAGHAPGWNFHKYLIGRDGRSVMSFDSRVRPDDPVLISAIERLLAEGGAAATRARY, from the coding sequence ATGCGCCACGCCTGCCTCAGCCTGTTCGCAGCCGCGTCGTTGATGGCGCCGCTGGCGGCGCTGGCCGACCGGACGTGTCCGGCATTGCTCGACCATCCGTTTAGCGCCCTGCTCGGCACCAAGGCCGATCACCTGTGCGACTTCGCCGGCCAGGTGGTGCTGGTGGTCAACACCGCCAGCGAGTGCGCCTACACCCCGCAATATGAAGGGCTCGACGCCCTGCACCGCCGGTATGCCGACCAGGGGTTGGCGGTGGTCGGTTTTCCGTCCAACGACTTTGGCGGGCAGGAGCCGGGCAGCGGGCCGGCCATTGCCGAGTTCTGCCAGACGACCTATGGCGTCGGCTTCCCGCTGCACCAGAAGACCCGCGTGACCGGCGCGCAGGCGCATCCGCTGTACCGCATGCTGGCCGAGCGCGCCGGACACGCGCCGGGCTGGAACTTCCACAAATACCTGATTGGACGCGACGGACGCTCGGTGATGTCTTTCGACAGCCGGGTGCGTCCGGACGACCCCGTGCTGATCTCCGCGATCGAGCGGCTGCTGGCCGAAGGCGGCGCCGCGGCAACCCGTGCCCGATACTGA
- a CDS encoding NAD(P)/FAD-dependent oxidoreductase, which translates to MDMTESQRFAPPPGQRIAVIGGGISGLATAWLLRNTHRVTLFEAADYVGGHTNTVEVALDGQRAPVDTGFLVFNRQTYPNLCALFERLGVASVASEMSFSVSLQRPDLEWSGTSLAALFGQPRNALRPAFWRMVVDIMRFNREATALVADHQSDHGSLGDYLDAHGYSDSFRHWYLLPMAAAIWSCPTRTMLGYPVRTFAQFCLNHGLLQINDRPQWLTVRGGGKQYVARMLADLDDVRIATPVRRLIRAAGGVRIHTDIGSEDFDGVVLACHSDQALDLLGARASRAETAILGAMRYQPNVAWLHTDARLLPRRKAVWSAWNYAAGVAEAGHTPVAVSYLINKLQPLPFRQPVVVSLNPFDAPRDAHVIRRIEYAHPVFDQLAVEAQGWLPALQGQQRTWFAGAWQGYGFHEDGLRSAMDVATRLGATIPWGSVAQPALAAA; encoded by the coding sequence ATGGACATGACCGAATCCCAACGTTTCGCCCCTCCGCCAGGACAGCGCATCGCCGTCATCGGTGGCGGTATCTCGGGCCTGGCCACCGCCTGGCTGCTGCGCAACACCCACCGAGTGACGCTGTTCGAAGCGGCAGACTATGTCGGCGGCCACACGAACACCGTCGAGGTCGCCCTCGACGGCCAGCGGGCGCCCGTCGACACCGGCTTTCTGGTGTTCAACCGGCAGACCTATCCCAACCTGTGCGCGCTGTTCGAGCGACTGGGCGTGGCATCGGTCGCTTCGGAGATGTCGTTCTCGGTGAGCCTGCAGCGCCCGGACCTGGAATGGTCGGGCACCTCGCTCGCCGCGCTGTTTGGCCAGCCGCGCAACGCGCTGCGCCCGGCCTTCTGGCGCATGGTGGTCGACATCATGCGCTTTAACCGCGAGGCGACGGCGCTGGTCGCCGACCACCAGAGCGACCACGGCTCGCTTGGCGACTATCTCGATGCGCACGGCTACAGCGACAGCTTCCGGCACTGGTACCTGCTGCCCATGGCGGCGGCGATCTGGTCGTGCCCGACGCGCACCATGCTCGGCTACCCGGTGCGTACCTTTGCGCAGTTCTGCCTCAACCACGGGCTGCTGCAGATCAACGACCGGCCGCAATGGCTCACCGTGCGCGGGGGCGGCAAGCAGTATGTGGCGCGCATGCTCGCTGATCTCGATGACGTGCGTATCGCGACGCCGGTGCGCCGGCTGATCCGCGCCGCGGGCGGCGTGCGCATTCATACCGATATCGGCAGCGAGGACTTCGACGGCGTGGTGCTGGCCTGCCACAGCGATCAGGCGCTGGATCTGCTCGGCGCTCGCGCCTCGCGGGCGGAGACCGCCATTCTCGGCGCGATGCGCTACCAGCCCAACGTGGCCTGGCTGCATACCGACGCGCGGCTGCTGCCGCGCCGCAAGGCGGTGTGGTCGGCCTGGAACTACGCAGCCGGCGTGGCCGAGGCCGGGCACACGCCGGTGGCCGTGTCCTACCTCATCAACAAGCTGCAGCCGCTGCCGTTCCGGCAGCCGGTGGTGGTCTCGCTCAATCCCTTTGATGCACCACGCGACGCGCATGTGATCCGGCGCATCGAATACGCCCATCCGGTGTTCGACCAGCTGGCCGTCGAGGCGCAGGGCTGGTTGCCCGCGCTGCAGGGCCAGCAGCGCACCTGGTTTGCCGGTGCCTGGCAGGGCTACGGCTTCCACGAAGACGGCCTGCGATCGGCCATGGACGTAGCGACCCGACTCGGCGCGACCATCCCGTGGGGCAGCGTGGCACAGCCGGCGCTGGCCGCGGCGTGA
- a CDS encoding cyclopropane-fatty-acyl-phospholipid synthase family protein yields the protein MTINEQTLDVGLRQSARRLPRHVRAVLQVLEGLHGGAVVMRLPGQAPITLGQGEVVAHWAVEDLAMFDRLVATGDIGLGESWMDGQWHTEDLAALLSLLARNRANLGRRIHGRALSLIVPRLWHRMRANTRRGARRNIAAHYDLGNDFYRLWLDPTMTYSSACFAHADEPLESAQTRKYRYLLEALGAMPGQEILEVGCGWGGFAEVAVREYGCRVRALTLSPSQLAFARARAEAGGWADRVDFELCDYRDATGQYDHIVSIEMIEAVGEAFWPTYYQQLSRCLAPGGKIMLQAITIDEALFPAYRRGTDFIQRYIFPGGMLPTPTRIGEDAARAGLQVVEQRAFGLDYARTLQRWAHAFSSQRAAVQAIGFDARFIRMWQFYLAYCEAGFRAGDIDVHHVGLAHVPAAGQ from the coding sequence ATGACAATCAATGAACAGACGCTGGATGTCGGCCTTCGCCAATCCGCCCGACGCCTGCCCCGGCATGTGCGCGCGGTGTTGCAGGTGCTCGAAGGCCTCCACGGCGGCGCCGTGGTGATGCGCCTGCCCGGTCAGGCACCGATCACGCTTGGCCAAGGCGAGGTGGTGGCGCATTGGGCGGTCGAGGATCTGGCCATGTTCGACCGCCTGGTGGCCACCGGCGACATCGGTCTGGGCGAGAGCTGGATGGATGGCCAGTGGCACACCGAGGACCTGGCCGCGCTGCTGAGCCTGCTCGCACGCAACCGCGCCAACCTCGGCCGCCGCATCCATGGCCGGGCGCTGTCGCTGATCGTGCCGCGACTGTGGCACCGCATGCGGGCCAACACGCGCCGTGGCGCACGCCGGAACATCGCCGCCCATTACGATCTGGGCAACGACTTCTACCGCCTCTGGCTCGACCCGACCATGACCTACTCGTCGGCCTGCTTCGCGCACGCGGACGAACCGCTCGAGTCGGCGCAGACGCGCAAGTACCGCTATCTGCTCGAGGCCCTGGGTGCCATGCCGGGCCAGGAGATCCTCGAGGTCGGCTGCGGCTGGGGTGGCTTTGCCGAGGTGGCGGTGCGCGAGTACGGCTGCCGGGTCCGGGCGCTGACCCTGTCGCCCAGCCAGCTCGCCTTCGCCCGTGCGCGTGCCGAAGCCGGCGGCTGGGCCGACCGGGTGGACTTTGAACTCTGCGACTACCGCGACGCGACCGGGCAATACGACCATATCGTGTCGATCGAGATGATCGAGGCGGTGGGCGAGGCCTTCTGGCCCACCTATTACCAGCAGCTGTCGCGCTGCCTGGCGCCGGGCGGCAAGATCATGCTGCAGGCCATCACCATTGATGAGGCCTTGTTTCCGGCCTATCGCCGCGGCACGGATTTCATCCAGCGCTACATCTTCCCGGGCGGCATGCTGCCGACGCCGACGCGCATTGGCGAGGACGCGGCGCGGGCCGGTCTGCAGGTGGTCGAGCAGCGCGCCTTTGGCCTGGACTATGCACGCACGCTGCAACGCTGGGCGCATGCGTTCTCCAGCCAGCGGGCGGCGGTGCAGGCGATCGGTTTCGATGCGCGCTTCATCCGCATGTGGCAGTTCTACCTGGCGTACTGCGAAGCCGGCTTCCGGGCGGGCGATATCGATGTGCACCATGTCGGGCTGGCCCACGTGCCGGCAGCGGGGCAATGA
- a CDS encoding chalcone isomerase family protein: MKRLATVALGLMLGLVALGARAQVPLPPAVAGTAAWQLVGTGQMRWFAFRLYDASLWQAPGAQALAIRYARALSSDTLTEASIDEMGRLGDPDAERWRAALTRHFPDVVADDVIVAVRREAAGVRFYHQGRPTGVIDDPAFGALFFGIWLDARTRAPELRAALLGEAAQ, encoded by the coding sequence ATGAAACGCCTCGCCACCGTGGCGCTGGGGCTGATGCTCGGCCTCGTCGCGCTCGGCGCGCGCGCCCAGGTGCCGCTGCCGCCGGCGGTGGCCGGGACGGCCGCGTGGCAGCTGGTTGGCACCGGCCAGATGCGCTGGTTCGCCTTCCGGCTCTATGACGCCTCGCTGTGGCAGGCGCCGGGCGCGCAGGCGCTGGCGATCCGCTATGCGCGCGCGCTGTCGTCCGACACGCTGACCGAGGCGAGCATCGACGAAATGGGCCGCCTCGGCGACCCCGACGCCGAGCGCTGGCGTGCGGCGCTGACACGGCACTTTCCCGATGTGGTGGCCGACGATGTCATCGTCGCGGTGCGCCGCGAGGCCGCCGGGGTGCGCTTCTATCACCAGGGGCGGCCGACCGGCGTGATCGACGATCCGGCCTTCGGCGCGCTGTTCTTCGGTATCTGGCTCGACGCGCGCACCCGCGCGCCCGAACTGCGCGCTGCGCTGCTCGGCGAGGCGGCGCAGTGA